In a single window of the Desulfallas thermosapovorans DSM 6562 genome:
- the tatA gene encoding twin-arginine translocase TatA/TatE family subunit — MFNGLFQPTHLILILVVVLIIFGPGKLPDAAKAMGNALREMRNSFASNEDEAGKKEKMEGVAAATATTSSTPKVSTTKATD; from the coding sequence ATGTTTAACGGACTTTTCCAGCCTACACATCTTATCCTCATTCTGGTGGTGGTGCTCATTATCTTTGGGCCGGGCAAGCTGCCTGATGCAGCCAAGGCTATGGGTAACGCGCTGCGGGAAATGAGGAATTCCTTTGCTTCAAATGAGGATGAGGCCGGGAAAAAGGAAAAAATGGAAGGCGTAGCTGCCGCTACTGCTACCACTTCTTCCACTCCCAAAGTATCAACAACCAAAGCGACCGATTAA